The Astyanax mexicanus isolate ESR-SI-001 chromosome 7, AstMex3_surface, whole genome shotgun sequence genome has a window encoding:
- the LOC111188867 gene encoding uncharacterized protein LOC111188867 isoform X2, giving the protein MQKVWLEGIAKNLRKPKDSKVNTEVQLINGNEKEFMDSYITKIQEERNYFFQAPKSTSKDYYFYACERSNKAKGQSKGESSKTRANSCQAYVSFKMVREAGYKAVIIRHMLEHTGHNVSNPEELTKNPVDPELLGFVEMWLNQGLSVSQVVLKSCNWAQSHGHTDKHNRRYYLTPNDVRLVKRSLQSIILPDIDDSVSVDKLISTDLKENICFYQPITKDQPLIIVVQTPAQKALLQENPNPMIFMDASYKGLTSYGYAFYALLLVNQTGRGVPFAYFIVSHESSETLTVCLKSLSSCNPGFYPRSVMIDRDLKELGAIRQTFPKTKVLLCWFHVLQAVHRWLVKKDGGNLSPAQRNTVIHAMMTMKACMTEEDFESVSASKCRDLEAQFGSSRVTHYLRDQWFPFAALWANFGRLFQHNSSDTNNKAERYWHRVIIQILLHYKIPVFARSSKQTS; this is encoded by the exons ATGCAGAAGGTGTGGCTTGAAGGAATAGCAAAAAATCTGAGGAAACCCAAAGATTCTAAAGTAAATACAGAAGTCCAACTTATTAATGGAAATGAGAAGGAATTTATGGACTCCTACATCACCAAGATCCAAGAGGAAAGGAATTATTTTTTCCAAGCACCTAAGTCCACCAGCAAAGActattatttttatgcctgtgaAAGATCAAATAAGGCAAAAGGACAAAGCAAAGGGGAGTCCAGTAAAACAAGAGCCAATTCCTGCCAGGCttatgtttcttttaaaatggtcAGGGAGGCTGGATACAAAGCTGTAATAATTCGACACATGTTGGAACATACAGGACACAATGTATCCAATCCTGAAGAGCTAACGAAGAACCCAGTTGATCCTGAATTATTAGGATTTGTGGAGATGTGGCTTAACCAAGGACTGTCAGTATCCCAAGTTGTGTTAAAAAGTTGTAATTGGGCACAAAGTCATGGGCACACAGATAAGCACAACAGAAGATACTATCTCACCCCTAATGATGTTAGATTAGTAAAGCGAAGTTTGCAATCCATCATTTTACCTGATATTGATGATTCTGTGAGTGTTGACAAGTTGATCAGCACTGACCTGAAggaaaacatttgtttttatcaACCAATCACAAAAGATCAACCTTTGATCATAGTAGTTCAAACACCAGCACAGAAGGCTCTTTTGCAAGAAAATCCCAATCCCATGATTTTCATGGATGCGTCCTACAAAGGTTTAACCTCATATGGTTATGCCTTTTATGCCCTTTTATTAGTGAATCAAACAGGAAGAGGAGTTCCTTTTGCCTACTTTATTGTAAGCCATGAATCATCTGAAACACTGACTGTTTGCTTGAAGAGCCTATCCTCGTGCAATCCAGGCTTTTACCCAAG gtCAGTAATGATAGATCGTGACTTAAAAGAACTTGGTGCCATACGACAGACCTTCCCAAAGACCAAAGTTCTCTTATGCTGGTTTCATGTTTTGCAG GCTGTACATCGCTGGCTGGTGAAAAAAGATGGAGGAAACCTATCACCTGCCCAAAGAAACACCGTTATACATGCCATGATGACAATGAAAGCCTGCATGACG GAAGAAGATTTTGAAAGTGTGTCTGCTTCAAAGTGTAGAGACCTTGAGGCCCAGTTTGGTAGCAGCCGGGTAACCCATTACCTCAGGGACCAATGGTTTCCTTTCGCCGCACTCTGGGCAAACTTTGGACGAttgtttcagcacaacagcagTGACACCAACAACAAAGCAGAGAGGTACTGGCATAGAGTAATCATACAG